The following are from one region of the Ignavibacteriota bacterium genome:
- a CDS encoding isoaspartyl peptidase/L-asparaginase, producing MKIFTQNKVSSFLLLLLNLILLPVSGTAQQLNGKYTIVIHGGAGSMDSNVPESEKQLYINSLTEALKIGKQILEKGGSSLDAVEQVIRFLEDDSLFNAGRGAVFTSEGKNELDASIMDGRDLSSGAVAGVTIIKNPISLARLVKEKTQHVLFAGKGADELGKQLGVEIVDPSYFFVYERYEELMKMKEKTKGTVGCVAIDQYGNIAAGTSTGGRTGKMPGRVGDSPIINAGTYANNNTCGVSATGIGELFIKNAACLKVSILMEYNNYTLEQAAEEVIFKILPEGSGGIICVDKDYNYNFAFNTGSMMRAVATSEGIFEIKIWK from the coding sequence ATGAAAATCTTCACACAAAATAAAGTTTCTTCATTCTTACTCTTACTCTTAAACTTAATCTTACTCCCGGTTAGCGGTACTGCTCAGCAGTTGAACGGAAAATACACTATTGTAATTCACGGTGGTGCAGGTTCGATGGATTCAAATGTGCCTGAATCAGAAAAACAGCTTTATATAAATTCGTTGACCGAAGCTCTGAAAATAGGAAAACAAATTCTTGAAAAAGGTGGAAGCAGTCTCGATGCAGTTGAACAGGTAATAAGATTTTTAGAAGATGATTCATTATTCAATGCCGGAAGAGGAGCAGTTTTCACTTCAGAAGGAAAGAATGAACTCGATGCATCAATTATGGATGGAAGAGATCTTTCATCGGGTGCAGTTGCCGGAGTAACAATAATCAAAAATCCTATTTCACTTGCAAGATTGGTAAAAGAAAAAACTCAACATGTTCTTTTCGCGGGAAAAGGTGCTGATGAATTGGGAAAACAGCTTGGAGTTGAAATTGTTGACCCATCTTATTTTTTTGTTTATGAAAGATATGAAGAACTGATGAAGATGAAAGAGAAAACGAAGGGAACAGTCGGCTGTGTAGCAATTGATCAATATGGAAATATTGCAGCAGGAACTTCAACCGGTGGAAGAACAGGTAAAATGCCTGGTAGAGTTGGTGATTCACCAATTATTAATGCAGGTACTTACGCTAATAATAATACCTGTGGTGTTTCTGCGACAGGCATCGGTGAATTGTTTATTAAAAATGCAGCTTGCTTGAAAGTTTCAATCTTAATGGAGTACAATAATTATACGCTTGAGCAAGCTGCCGAAGAAGTTATCTTCAAAATTCTGCCCGAAGGTTCAGGCGGAATAATTTGCGTGGATAAAGATTATAATTATAACTTTGCATTTAATACAGGAAGTATGATGCGTGCAGTTGCAACATCAGAAGGAATATTTGAAATTAAAATCTGGAAATAA